A genomic stretch from Lathyrus oleraceus cultivar Zhongwan6 chromosome 2, CAAS_Psat_ZW6_1.0, whole genome shotgun sequence includes:
- the LOC127118133 gene encoding RING-H2 finger protein ATL66 translates to MSSQTGKPFDWSFDPETEDPTLHMKGRKFFFFIAIFSIIILFTTIFLCARWIFRNRALLSPNATPLQTLPCSSPSEGLDAAAIKKLPIILHQTDSSNRALEETECCICLSAFRDGEKLKVLPVCNHCFHCECVDSWLVNRSSCPLCRASLKTDSSFPKILIQEPPIIYNYPI, encoded by the coding sequence ATGTCGTCCCAAACCGGTAAGCCATTCGACTGGAGCTTCGATCCAGAAACCGAAGATCCAACTCTCCACATGAAAGGCCGCAAATTCTTCTTCTTCATCGCAATCTTCTCCATCATCATCCTCTTCACCACCATCTTCCTCTGCGCCCGATGGATCTTCCGCAACCGCGCTCTTCTATCGCCAAACGCCACTCCGTTGCAGACATTACCATGCTCTTCACCGTCAGAAGGACTCGACGCCGCCGCGATCAAGAAGCTTCCTATCATATTACATCAAACGGATTCTTCCAACCGCGCGTTGGAAGAAACCGAGTGTTGTATCTGTTTAAGCGCGTTTAGAGATGGTGAGAAGCTGAAAGTGTTGCCGGTATGTAATCATTGTTTTCACTGTGAGTGTGTTGACTCGTGGCTCGTGAATCGTTCGAGTTGTCCTTTGTGTAGAGCTTCGCTTAAAACTGATTCATCTTTTCCAAAGATTTTGATTCAAGAACCACCGATAATTTATAATTATCCAATCTga